One window of Microcoleus vaginatus PCC 9802 genomic DNA carries:
- the bioF gene encoding 8-amino-7-oxononanoate synthase: MNADPYAWIEKALETIRRADWYRSPQSIDSCPGPVVKLASHRLINFASNDYLGLAGHDRLIQAAMAATKEFGTGATGSRLVSGHRDLHRQLEQAIANLKQTEDALVFSSGYLANLGAIASVVGKRDLILSDKYNHSSLKNGATLSGATALEYNHCNLEDLKVKLEQNRARYRKCLIITDSVFSMDGDLCPLPQLLAVAETFNCMVLVDEAHATGVFGASGAGCAEHFGCTGTPLIQVGTLSKALGSLGGYVAGSAALIDFLRNRAATWIYTTALTPADAAAALEAVRIVQQEPERRVRLRQNIETFKYCAITNHQLPISNSLSPIFSLPLKNAAAALTVGSKLKDMGIFAPAIRPPTVSVSRIRISLMATHEIAHLQQLVEALKQVVSFE, translated from the coding sequence ATGAACGCAGACCCTTACGCTTGGATAGAGAAGGCCCTGGAGACAATTCGCCGTGCCGATTGGTATCGATCACCACAATCGATCGATAGTTGCCCCGGGCCTGTGGTAAAGTTAGCAAGCCACAGGCTGATTAACTTTGCCAGCAACGATTATCTGGGACTTGCCGGCCATGACAGGTTAATTCAAGCTGCTATGGCTGCAACTAAGGAATTTGGTACGGGTGCGACGGGTTCGAGGTTGGTCAGCGGACACCGCGATTTGCACCGACAGCTAGAACAAGCTATTGCTAATTTAAAACAAACTGAAGATGCTTTAGTATTCAGTTCGGGATATTTGGCGAATCTAGGGGCGATCGCATCCGTTGTCGGCAAGCGCGATTTAATATTATCTGACAAGTACAACCATTCGAGTCTGAAAAACGGAGCCACACTCAGTGGTGCAACTGCCCTAGAGTACAATCACTGCAATCTTGAGGATTTAAAGGTCAAGCTAGAGCAAAATCGCGCAAGATACCGCAAGTGTTTAATTATTACCGATAGCGTCTTTAGCATGGATGGGGACTTGTGTCCGCTACCGCAGTTGTTGGCTGTGGCCGAAACCTTTAACTGCATGGTATTAGTAGATGAAGCTCACGCTACAGGAGTTTTCGGTGCTAGCGGTGCCGGTTGTGCAGAACATTTCGGGTGTACGGGAACACCACTGATTCAAGTGGGGACACTCAGCAAAGCTTTGGGAAGTTTAGGTGGTTACGTTGCGGGCTCTGCTGCTTTAATTGATTTTCTGCGTAATCGAGCTGCGACTTGGATTTATACTACAGCATTGACGCCTGCTGATGCGGCGGCTGCTTTGGAAGCTGTGAGGATTGTACAGCAAGAACCAGAACGCCGAGTTCGGTTGCGACAAAATATCGAAACTTTCAAATATTGCGCGATTACCAATCACCAATTACCAATTAGCAATTCCCTCTCGCCTATTTTCAGTCTTCCGTTAAAAAATGCAGCGGCAGCTTTAACAGTAGGGAGCAAACTCAAGGACATGGGTATTTTTGCTCCGGCGATTCGGCCTCCGACTGTAAGTGTCAGTCGAATTCGGATTTCGCTGATGGCAACTCACGAGATCGCACACCTTCAGCAGTTGGTAGAGGCGCTGAAGCAAGTTGTGAGTTTTGAGTAA
- a CDS encoding DUF1092 family protein, producing the protein MATIWELDFYSRPILDEREKKKWEVLICESPLNVGDKAESLFRYSQFCSSSTVNSLWLAGALKEAIAAAPKRPEKIRFFRRQMANMITKACEDLDIPAACSRRTLALSLWLEERMQDVYPAEPGYQAVVNPSVQFVPETPVALPDALIGEKWTFVSLPIAAFDEMSEWDIGFGEAFGLPMTRLAPETQIPGLIIYSSRATALAGWMSGLELAFLKFESGPPARLVLDTGANDRWILANLRDAATEREAKGFEAAKKQAKQVHFLAIQSNPDSESFAGFWLLHELNI; encoded by the coding sequence ATGGCTACTATTTGGGAACTCGACTTTTACAGCCGTCCAATCCTAGACGAGCGAGAGAAAAAAAAATGGGAAGTGTTGATCTGCGAAAGCCCGCTGAATGTAGGCGACAAGGCCGAATCTCTGTTTCGCTACTCGCAATTCTGCTCCAGTTCTACCGTGAATTCCCTGTGGCTGGCGGGTGCACTTAAAGAGGCGATCGCCGCAGCACCGAAACGGCCCGAAAAAATCCGCTTTTTCCGCCGCCAAATGGCGAACATGATTACTAAAGCCTGCGAGGACTTGGACATTCCCGCCGCCTGCAGCCGCCGCACCCTCGCCCTCAGCCTGTGGCTGGAAGAACGGATGCAAGACGTTTATCCCGCCGAACCCGGCTATCAAGCGGTTGTGAACCCGAGCGTTCAATTTGTACCCGAAACGCCAGTTGCGCTGCCGGATGCTTTAATCGGCGAAAAATGGACGTTTGTGAGTTTGCCGATCGCCGCTTTTGACGAAATGTCCGAGTGGGATATCGGATTTGGCGAAGCTTTCGGGCTACCGATGACACGCCTCGCCCCTGAAACGCAAATTCCGGGACTAATTATCTACTCGTCGAGAGCAACAGCCCTGGCAGGTTGGATGTCGGGCTTGGAGTTGGCTTTTCTGAAATTTGAGAGCGGCCCACCAGCTAGGCTGGTATTAGATACGGGAGCTAATGATCGCTGGATTTTAGCTAATCTCAGAGACGCAGCAACTGAGAGAGAAGCGAAAGGATTTGAAGCCGCGAAAAAACAAGCAAAACAAGTACATTTCTTAGCAATTCAGTCGAATCCCGACTCGGAATCTTTTGCAGGATTCTGGCTGCTGCACGAACTAAATATTTAG
- a CDS encoding TldD/PmbA family protein — protein MTNQQSAEQLLELATKAGAEAAEVLESQSLSRPVFFEANRLKQLETAQAEGIALRLWRDGRPGLAVAYGPVELQILVDRAIALSQLNEPETIELGTGEKVVYPDRGVSVSAEQLVNWGKEAIAIVREAYPESLCTAELDCEIESTRLVNTRGLDSSHTDTTLSGYLSAELVRGEDFLNIWEGETERGTLDLNTSARRVLQRLEWAKDNVAPATGRVPVLFTAKAADLLWGTVCAALNGKQVIEGASPWSDRLGQPVTSPLVTLSQQPDIGPYSCPFDDEGTPTRAIVFINSGVLQLFYTDRTTGRALGSGTTGNGFRPGLGSYPTPSLFNVLIKPGSLSLIDLIAKLDDGIVVDQMLGGSAGISGDFSINVDLGYRVKKGQIVGRIKDTMVAGNVYNVLKQLVELGGDSEWNGSCHTPSLIVEGLSVIGKN, from the coding sequence ATGACCAACCAGCAATCAGCAGAACAACTGTTAGAACTAGCCACCAAAGCAGGTGCAGAAGCTGCTGAGGTATTGGAATCGCAATCGCTGTCAAGGCCGGTCTTTTTTGAAGCAAACCGCCTCAAACAGCTAGAAACCGCCCAAGCAGAAGGCATTGCACTGCGGCTGTGGCGGGATGGGCGGCCGGGTTTGGCGGTGGCCTACGGGCCTGTGGAACTGCAAATTTTGGTGGACAGGGCGATCGCGCTTTCACAACTCAACGAACCGGAAACCATCGAACTCGGCACCGGTGAGAAAGTTGTTTATCCCGATCGCGGAGTGTCAGTGTCGGCGGAACAGCTAGTAAACTGGGGCAAAGAGGCGATCGCGATCGTCCGCGAAGCCTATCCAGAAAGCCTCTGCACCGCCGAACTCGACTGCGAAATCGAGAGCACCCGCTTGGTGAACACCAGAGGCTTGGATTCCAGTCACACCGACACCACCCTCAGCGGTTACTTATCAGCAGAATTAGTGCGGGGAGAAGATTTCCTCAACATTTGGGAAGGCGAAACCGAACGCGGCACCCTCGACTTAAACACCAGCGCCAGGCGAGTTTTGCAACGTTTGGAATGGGCGAAAGACAATGTAGCCCCCGCCACGGGCCGCGTGCCGGTGCTGTTTACAGCCAAAGCCGCCGATTTGCTGTGGGGGACTGTCTGTGCGGCGTTGAACGGCAAACAGGTAATCGAAGGCGCTTCGCCTTGGAGCGATCGATTAGGCCAACCAGTGACATCGCCGCTTGTCACCCTCTCCCAGCAGCCGGATATCGGGCCCTATAGCTGTCCTTTTGACGACGAAGGCACTCCGACTCGGGCGATCGTCTTTATCAACAGCGGAGTGTTGCAGCTATTTTATACCGATCGCACCACCGGTCGAGCCTTGGGCAGTGGCACTACCGGGAACGGATTTCGCCCGGGTTTGGGCAGCTATCCGACGCCGAGTTTGTTCAATGTTTTGATTAAACCAGGTTCGCTTTCGCTAATCGATTTAATCGCTAAATTAGACGACGGAATTGTAGTCGATCAAATGCTTGGCGGCAGTGCGGGAATTTCCGGCGATTTTTCAATTAATGTCGATCTCGGCTACCGAGTCAAAAAAGGTCAAATAGTCGGCAGGATCAAAGACACAATGGTAGCTGGCAACGTCTACAACGTCCTCAAACAATTGGTAGAATTGGGAGGAGACTCCGAGTGGAACGGTTCTTGCCACACACCATCTCTAATTGTAGAGGGATTGTCCGTCATCGGCAAAAACTAA
- a CDS encoding CBS domain-containing protein, with protein MPYLTIPKQFSEPSRVIKSQLFLRPKRLAIFEACLIGLISGLAGVLLKSGVGWLGSWRVATSTVIPAWILLPSVGLLGGLLTGFLVERFAPETAGSGIPHVKAALGGVNLALDLRVAVAKLLTTILAVGSGLTLGRQGPTVQIGASLAGWIGHLMPTSPDYRRQLIACGAAAGLAAGFNAPIAGVLFVVEELLYDVSGLTLGTAIIASFIGAVVSQLLGGDSLNLNLREYQSSFEAQEIPFYILLGILAGLLGALFTKGIIASLQFNRRSLKLPLPARIAIAGLICGAVIGFLPETFRDNTGLREFMLTGEASGITSLIAFIAHFFLTIIASASGAPGGLFSPSLVMGSALGHMVGIVQADSLGVGSPVTYALAGMGAFFCAVTRAPITAVVIVFEITADFKLVLPLMICCVVAYLMAEKVESGSLYNHLLEFNGIQLTKAKAASNTLSDLYAEDVMQRRVETLSSLLTFDEVMQAFSRSHHRGFPVVEDGKLVGIVSQTDLANASERNLSSNSLLKEFMTVQPIAVKPKDTLSEVLYRLNNYNISRLPVIEGRRLVGIITRSDIIRVESDRLSGETTQGPHPEPSYVVYQTRAPQVGNGRLLVPLSNPQTAPALLRLAAAIARDRNYELECLQIIIVPRNSSPSESAVRTTKSRRLLQQAERIVRNWNLPVHTQIRVAHDVPNAILETIRERHIDLILMGWQGEFSTKGRIFGDVVDTVIRQAGCEVVLVKWSEKLLAKRKKNEFSATFSGRKYASIEWELNPEKVDGADNPAFARSSDSSATPETELSPPNSDIPGPELGLHTLMGLHRWLVPIRGGYKQAAALRLLPALVAASAVPEIKLCQVHQPSGAEPDRGELKQAAEFIKRRVSCSIIATSVCAKSVSDALIDLAQNDQCDAIVLGASREGLLKQVIHGNIPEAVARGCDCTVILVRSAN; from the coding sequence ATGCCGTACCTAACTATCCCTAAACAATTTAGCGAACCTTCCAGGGTCATCAAATCTCAACTTTTTTTACGGCCGAAACGCCTCGCTATTTTTGAAGCTTGTCTGATCGGTTTAATTTCAGGACTGGCTGGCGTTTTGCTCAAATCAGGAGTCGGATGGCTCGGCAGTTGGCGAGTTGCTACCTCGACAGTAATTCCAGCTTGGATATTACTGCCCAGCGTCGGTTTATTGGGTGGGTTGTTGACAGGTTTCTTGGTTGAGCGTTTTGCTCCCGAAACTGCAGGCAGTGGCATTCCTCACGTCAAAGCTGCTCTGGGCGGCGTCAATCTTGCCTTAGATTTGCGAGTAGCCGTCGCCAAACTTCTGACCACTATTTTAGCCGTTGGTTCCGGTTTAACTTTAGGCAGGCAAGGCCCAACTGTCCAAATAGGAGCATCTTTGGCCGGCTGGATAGGTCACTTGATGCCAACTTCCCCAGACTACCGCCGACAATTGATAGCTTGCGGTGCTGCTGCGGGATTGGCTGCGGGTTTCAACGCTCCCATTGCAGGAGTTTTGTTTGTAGTTGAAGAACTGCTGTACGACGTTTCGGGATTGACTTTAGGGACTGCGATTATCGCTTCATTTATCGGTGCAGTTGTGTCGCAGCTTTTGGGCGGTGATAGTTTAAATTTGAACCTTCGCGAGTACCAAAGCAGTTTTGAGGCTCAGGAAATTCCCTTCTACATACTGCTAGGAATTTTAGCTGGATTGCTGGGAGCTTTGTTCACGAAAGGGATTATTGCTAGCTTGCAATTTAACAGGCGATCGCTCAAATTACCCTTACCAGCGCGAATTGCTATAGCTGGCCTAATCTGCGGTGCAGTAATAGGTTTTCTCCCAGAAACTTTCCGCGATAATACGGGTTTGCGGGAGTTTATGCTGACCGGCGAAGCAAGTGGCATAACGAGTTTAATTGCTTTTATAGCTCACTTTTTTCTAACAATTATTGCCTCGGCTTCTGGGGCTCCGGGAGGATTGTTTTCCCCTTCCCTAGTTATGGGTTCTGCACTAGGTCACATGGTGGGCATTGTGCAGGCAGATTCCCTGGGCGTCGGTTCGCCGGTAACTTACGCTTTGGCGGGAATGGGAGCGTTTTTTTGCGCGGTTACTAGAGCGCCGATTACTGCGGTAGTAATTGTGTTTGAAATTACGGCGGATTTCAAATTAGTGCTGCCTTTGATGATCTGTTGTGTAGTTGCTTATTTAATGGCAGAAAAGGTAGAGAGCGGCTCGCTGTACAATCACCTTTTGGAGTTTAACGGCATTCAACTGACAAAGGCAAAAGCTGCCAGCAATACTTTGAGCGACTTGTACGCAGAGGACGTGATGCAGCGCCGAGTTGAAACTCTTTCGAGTCTGCTGACTTTCGATGAAGTGATGCAGGCATTTTCGCGATCGCACCACCGAGGATTTCCAGTAGTTGAAGATGGCAAATTAGTCGGAATTGTCAGTCAAACCGATTTGGCAAATGCCAGCGAGCGCAATTTATCCAGCAACTCGCTGCTTAAAGAATTTATGACTGTACAGCCGATCGCAGTCAAACCAAAGGATACTTTAAGCGAGGTATTGTACAGGCTCAACAACTACAATATCAGCCGTTTGCCAGTCATAGAAGGTCGCCGTTTGGTGGGAATTATTACCCGCAGCGACATTATCCGAGTTGAATCCGATCGCCTCAGCGGAGAAACAACCCAGGGCCCGCATCCAGAACCTTCCTATGTTGTCTATCAAACCAGGGCTCCGCAAGTCGGAAACGGCCGCTTATTAGTGCCGCTTTCCAACCCCCAAACAGCACCCGCTTTGCTGCGGCTGGCCGCGGCGATTGCGCGCGATCGCAATTACGAATTAGAATGCCTGCAAATCATCATAGTACCGCGCAACAGTTCCCCCTCAGAAAGCGCAGTGCGGACAACCAAAAGCCGCCGCCTGCTGCAACAAGCCGAGCGAATTGTTCGCAATTGGAACTTGCCGGTACACACCCAAATACGGGTAGCTCACGACGTGCCTAACGCGATTTTGGAGACAATTAGGGAGCGACATATCGATTTAATTTTGATGGGCTGGCAAGGCGAATTTTCCACAAAAGGACGCATTTTTGGGGATGTTGTCGATACCGTAATTAGGCAAGCAGGCTGCGAGGTGGTTTTGGTGAAGTGGAGCGAAAAACTATTAGCAAAACGCAAGAAAAATGAGTTTTCCGCCACTTTCAGCGGGCGGAAATATGCGTCTATAGAATGGGAGTTAAATCCCGAAAAAGTTGACGGCGCAGATAATCCCGCATTCGCGAGATCCTCAGATTCATCAGCGACTCCTGAGACTGAACTTTCCCCGCCGAATTCAGACATTCCAGGGCCAGAATTGGGACTGCACACGCTGATGGGTTTGCACCGCTGGTTGGTGCCTATTCGCGGCGGTTACAAGCAAGCTGCGGCTTTGCGGCTGCTACCTGCTTTAGTGGCTGCGAGTGCTGTACCGGAGATTAAATTGTGTCAGGTTCACCAGCCTTCTGGTGCAGAACCCGATCGCGGTGAATTAAAGCAAGCGGCGGAGTTTATCAAGCGCCGGGTTAGCTGTTCGATAATAGCGACTTCGGTTTGCGCTAAATCGGTTTCTGATGCTTTAATTGATTTGGCTCAGAACGATCAGTGCGATGCGATCGTCCTGGGAGCTAGCCGCGAAGGGCTGCTGAAGCAGGTGATTCACGGCAACATCCCGGAAGCTGTGGCGCGCGGGTGCGACTGTACAGTCATTTTAGTGCGATCGGCCAATTAG
- a CDS encoding glycosyltransferase, which translates to MVHFNVGFQHFNSFADITLSLAQTLDKMGIPISVEPSTIASQISDNSTTEENHLLEKWMNTEPSDLFQIKWSHYWKPYFLKELKGHLNLELFAINYEFAKNTDDYDYWIYDAVNNLSHKLAVSQYSKNVLIKAGCPPDKVSVMPLGFNPLISQLYFSRPQKDQKDVKYILHMTNSFDLYRFGTDLAIQAFWEEFRDDSKVELIIKDGGKHSDVIVEHLVNIEKQFGKFKSRIRIMPKFCNKAELADLYLSADAFLAPFRGEGFAIKILDAFAAGLPVAMTMYGGPTEYANANNCYPIAYDLIPVGKCYDTQYLKITNAPHWAEPNVQSVREQLRKIVEDPMRFQVAQKARETADLFNWEAAAQKLLRLMRELF; encoded by the coding sequence ATGGTTCACTTTAACGTTGGTTTTCAACACTTTAACTCCTTCGCTGATATTACGCTATCCCTGGCGCAAACTTTAGACAAAATGGGAATTCCAATTTCTGTCGAACCTTCAACAATTGCCTCTCAGATCAGCGACAATTCCACAACTGAAGAAAACCACCTGCTAGAAAAGTGGATGAACACCGAACCATCAGACTTATTTCAGATAAAATGGTCTCATTACTGGAAACCTTATTTTTTAAAAGAACTCAAGGGACATCTCAATTTAGAACTTTTTGCTATTAATTACGAATTCGCCAAAAACACTGATGATTATGATTACTGGATTTACGATGCTGTCAATAACTTATCCCACAAACTAGCCGTCAGCCAATATTCTAAAAACGTCTTAATAAAAGCTGGATGTCCGCCTGACAAAGTATCAGTCATGCCTCTAGGTTTCAATCCTTTAATCTCGCAACTCTATTTTTCCCGACCGCAAAAAGACCAAAAAGATGTAAAGTATATTCTGCACATGACCAATTCTTTTGATTTGTATAGATTTGGCACGGATCTCGCCATTCAAGCTTTTTGGGAAGAGTTTAGAGATGATTCTAAGGTAGAGTTAATAATCAAAGATGGCGGCAAACATTCAGATGTTATAGTGGAACATCTCGTAAATATTGAAAAACAATTCGGCAAGTTCAAGTCAAGAATTCGGATAATGCCTAAATTTTGTAATAAAGCAGAACTAGCTGATTTATACTTGTCAGCCGATGCTTTTTTAGCTCCTTTTCGCGGCGAGGGTTTTGCGATTAAAATTTTGGATGCCTTTGCTGCCGGTTTACCTGTGGCTATGACTATGTATGGCGGCCCGACTGAGTACGCCAATGCTAATAACTGCTATCCCATTGCTTACGATCTAATTCCCGTCGGAAAGTGTTACGATACTCAGTATCTAAAAATTACAAATGCTCCTCATTGGGCAGAGCCAAATGTTCAGTCTGTTCGCGAACAGTTACGAAAAATTGTTGAAGACCCGATGCGTTTTCAGGTAGCTCAAAAAGCTAGAGAGACGGCGGACTTGTTTAATTGGGAAGCTGCCGCTCAAAAATTGCTAAGATTAATGCGAGAATTGTTTTAG
- a CDS encoding exopolyphosphatase, whose translation MPLTKKYRLVTRSDFDGLVCAVLLKELDMIDEIKFVHPKDMQDGKIAITNNDISTNLPYVEGVHLAFDHHFSETLRHEKIKINHIIDPYAASAARVLYQYYGGKAKFPDISEAMMAAVDKSDSAQFAQEEVLHPQEWVLLNFIMDARTGLGRFKDFTVSNYQLMMQLIDYCKNHTIDEILQLPDVKERVDLYFDQEEKFKEQIQRCAQVYNNLVVLDLRNEEVIYAGNRFVIYALFPECNISIHVLWGLKQQNTVFAVGKSIFNKTSKTNIGELMLRYGGGGHQNAGTCQIENDKASKVLTELIAQIEQNG comes from the coding sequence ATGCCACTCACTAAAAAATACAGATTAGTCACCCGCAGCGATTTTGACGGTCTTGTCTGTGCCGTTTTGCTCAAAGAACTCGATATGATCGACGAGATTAAATTCGTGCATCCTAAAGATATGCAGGATGGAAAAATCGCAATAACAAATAACGATATTAGCACCAATTTACCCTATGTTGAGGGAGTTCATCTAGCTTTCGATCACCATTTCAGCGAAACTCTCAGACACGAGAAAATCAAAATTAACCACATCATCGATCCCTATGCAGCTTCTGCAGCTAGGGTACTGTACCAATATTATGGAGGCAAAGCAAAGTTTCCTGATATTTCTGAGGCGATGATGGCGGCCGTTGACAAATCAGATTCCGCTCAATTTGCCCAAGAAGAGGTTCTACATCCGCAAGAATGGGTGCTGTTAAACTTCATAATGGACGCCAGAACCGGGTTGGGAAGGTTTAAAGACTTTACCGTTTCCAATTATCAGTTAATGATGCAGTTAATCGATTACTGCAAAAATCATACCATCGATGAAATATTGCAGCTTCCTGATGTGAAAGAAAGAGTAGACCTCTATTTCGATCAAGAAGAAAAATTTAAAGAGCAAATACAGCGCTGCGCCCAAGTATATAATAATTTAGTTGTTTTGGATTTGCGTAACGAAGAGGTGATTTATGCGGGGAATCGTTTTGTAATTTATGCTTTGTTCCCCGAATGCAATATATCGATTCACGTACTTTGGGGACTGAAACAACAAAATACTGTTTTCGCAGTTGGCAAGTCAATCTTTAACAAAACTTCTAAAACTAATATTGGGGAGTTAATGTTAAGATATGGTGGCGGCGGACACCAGAATGCCGGAACTTGTCAGATTGAGAATGATAAAGCTAGCAAAGTTTTGACAGAGTTAATTGCCCAGATAGAGCAAAATGGTTAA
- a CDS encoding lipolytic protein G-D-S-L family: protein MRICFIGDSFVNGTCDPKCLGWTGRICAAACGQGHDITYYNLGIRGETSADIETRWLNEVSCRLPHYSDGRIVFSFGVNDTYLENEKIRIEVEKSIENARYILKSAQERVPVLMVGPPPVIDADRTSRIANLSEQFSQVCSELNVPYLDVCTPLQKSEIWQKELTENDGSHPGAAGYAELAKIVHNWDGWKAWFKNINISDQETVTLFRAVGKKEMELIKESDFLAFPPRLSFQPTFYPVLHKAYAIQIARDWNTRDAASGYFGYATRFRVAAEFLKNYPVQNVGSSIHQEYWIPAEELAQFNQNIVGKIEIFAEYQP, encoded by the coding sequence ATGCGTATTTGTTTTATCGGCGATTCTTTTGTAAACGGTACTTGTGATCCAAAATGTCTCGGTTGGACAGGACGGATTTGCGCTGCCGCTTGCGGACAAGGACACGATATTACTTACTACAATTTAGGAATAAGGGGAGAAACCAGTGCCGATATAGAAACTCGTTGGTTGAACGAAGTTTCTTGCCGCTTACCTCACTACAGCGACGGCAGAATAGTATTTTCCTTTGGCGTCAATGACACTTACCTAGAAAACGAAAAAATTCGCATAGAAGTTGAGAAATCAATTGAAAATGCCCGATATATTCTCAAGTCTGCTCAAGAAAGAGTCCCAGTTTTAATGGTAGGGCCACCGCCAGTTATCGATGCCGATCGCACAAGCCGGATTGCCAACTTATCCGAACAGTTTTCTCAAGTTTGCAGCGAGTTAAACGTGCCTTATCTAGATGTTTGCACCCCGCTGCAAAAATCGGAAATTTGGCAAAAAGAACTTACCGAGAACGATGGCTCCCATCCCGGCGCCGCCGGTTACGCTGAATTGGCGAAAATAGTTCACAATTGGGACGGTTGGAAAGCTTGGTTTAAAAATATCAATATCTCAGACCAAGAGACAGTAACGCTGTTCCGAGCCGTCGGCAAAAAAGAAATGGAATTGATTAAAGAAAGCGATTTTCTGGCATTTCCGCCACGCTTATCCTTTCAGCCTACTTTTTATCCCGTACTTCACAAAGCCTATGCCATACAAATCGCGCGAGATTGGAATACAAGAGATGCAGCATCGGGATATTTCGGCTATGCCACTCGCTTTCGGGTTGCGGCAGAATTCTTAAAAAACTATCCGGTTCAAAATGTGGGCAGTTCGATTCACCAAGAATATTGGATTCCGGCCGAAGAATTGGCTCAATTCAATCAAAACATTGTGGGTAAAATTGAGATATTTGCCGAATATCAACCCTAA
- a CDS encoding pyridoxine 5'-phosphate synthase: MTKLSVNINRIALLRNSRNIGIPSVTEAAKTVIAAGAHGVTVHPRPDERHIKAADVYELAKMLTVEFNIEGNPFQPPFMDIVCDVKPAQCTLVPDAPDVLTSDSGWNIPENRDRLLPIIEKLKDNGIRVSLFMDADAALMPLAKEVGADRVELYTEPYATAFREGRVEFVFQQYVLAAQAAQSAGLGVNAGHDLNLQNLAKFCSIPDILEVSIGHALIAEALEMGLSQTVQFYLKILAGS, from the coding sequence ATGACTAAACTCAGCGTTAACATCAACAGAATCGCCCTCCTCAGAAACTCTCGAAACATCGGTATCCCCAGCGTTACGGAAGCCGCAAAAACAGTAATTGCTGCCGGAGCTCATGGCGTTACAGTCCATCCCCGCCCGGACGAAAGGCACATCAAAGCTGCCGATGTTTACGAATTAGCTAAAATGCTAACCGTTGAGTTTAACATAGAAGGAAATCCGTTTCAGCCGCCATTTATGGATATAGTTTGCGACGTAAAACCGGCTCAGTGTACCTTGGTGCCCGACGCTCCGGACGTGCTAACATCGGATAGCGGTTGGAATATTCCCGAAAATCGCGATCGGCTCTTACCAATCATTGAAAAATTAAAAGACAACGGTATCAGAGTCAGCTTGTTTATGGACGCCGATGCTGCTCTCATGCCGCTAGCAAAAGAAGTTGGAGCAGACAGAGTGGAACTGTACACGGAACCCTACGCGACTGCTTTTCGCGAAGGTAGAGTTGAATTTGTGTTTCAACAATATGTCTTAGCAGCTCAAGCCGCTCAATCAGCAGGTTTGGGAGTGAATGCCGGACATGATTTAAATTTGCAAAACTTAGCTAAATTTTGCTCGATTCCTGATATACTAGAAGTATCGATAGGTCATGCTTTAATTGCGGAAGCGCTAGAAATGGGCTTGTCCCAAACAGTACAATTTTACCTAAAAATCCTGGCAGGTTCCTAA
- a CDS encoding nucleotidyltransferase domain-containing protein has protein sequence MRQIILEKIVSTLQPLDFVLALWQGGSAAHGYTDEWSDLDIAVVVEDNCVEETFEIVEKALAEIAEIELKYRVPEPAWHGQSQCFWRIKETPPFLLIDFAVFRRSSRNDFLEIERHGQVPIAFDKANLILPPLLNKNQHLSQMQTRFNEIKVRFDLLQPLVKKEIYREHLVDAIGNYHNWTLLPLVELLGMIYRPHRYDFELKYFTRDFPPQIVARIAPLFCIAHLEDLAAKQQRAEAFFAESLPLAEANFYFDNPLTLPQ, from the coding sequence ATGAGACAAATCATTCTCGAAAAGATTGTTTCTACCTTACAACCTTTAGATTTTGTTCTCGCTTTGTGGCAAGGAGGTTCAGCAGCCCACGGATACACCGACGAGTGGTCCGACCTCGATATTGCGGTTGTGGTTGAAGATAACTGCGTGGAAGAAACATTTGAGATTGTTGAAAAAGCCCTCGCAGAAATTGCCGAAATCGAACTCAAATATCGAGTTCCCGAACCCGCTTGGCACGGTCAATCGCAGTGCTTCTGGCGGATCAAAGAAACCCCACCGTTTTTGCTAATTGATTTTGCCGTTTTTCGGCGCAGTAGCCGCAACGATTTTCTGGAAATAGAGAGACACGGACAAGTCCCGATCGCCTTTGACAAAGCTAATCTAATTCTACCCCCTCTTTTGAATAAAAACCAGCATTTATCCCAAATGCAAACCCGATTCAACGAAATTAAAGTCCGTTTCGATTTGCTGCAACCTCTGGTTAAAAAAGAGATTTATCGCGAACATTTAGTAGATGCGATCGGCAACTATCACAATTGGACGCTTCTCCCCTTAGTCGAACTGTTGGGCATGATTTACCGTCCCCACAGATACGACTTTGAACTAAAATATTTCACCCGAGATTTTCCGCCCCAAATAGTCGCTCGCATCGCACCACTTTTCTGCATTGCCCATCTTGAAGATTTGGCAGCCAAACAGCAAAGAGCTGAAGCTTTTTTTGCAGAAAGTTTACCGCTTGCAGAAGCTAATTTTTACTTTGATAACCCCCTAACACTACCGCAATAG